One Setaria italica strain Yugu1 chromosome II, Setaria_italica_v2.0, whole genome shotgun sequence DNA segment encodes these proteins:
- the LOC101772486 gene encoding uncharacterized protein LOC101772486: MDGGNLITNCSTAGFDQCSSYTLCSVDNIIKATFHKSIRGQIWRVNALVLAGGVLAGVIVGIGAWGQRYRHRPTTRFIFLGATTLFLPIISSVISTIGVHPDYLIPLPSDSSGKELSALAATCRPTHSAALVVWAFLVQIVMINTSTIVSVDDREGESKGPPFELLVQGAWTLYLGGSLIKQFPNQFLLKDLLFDSVFPFALLCAKLALKYYAIEKARRSFALRRNPGLVFVYMQQIGAQEANQNREPRVAGEASPPPLLLMGEDELQVEKHPCGYVFKDGLGTRLVNNTGLVTIDMVWHMDSMLPISTPQLKDICLSYALFKLLRCQFARYKLINSGSMGTVTFFRSLLLKVGEHDRVFAVIADELSFAHDYYYSSFSTSYSKFWVPILSIFLSLWSIGYWTVFIASIISIIVAGTDIWGTKYGNHQLLCKIWCIKQSFVSGPLDTYMGKSLLDMVPLLLVLVLAVTAEVRDVASYVCSNWTKVTLICRYLHRASPQHSLFVQKWVSLLLRCTCKLMKHWDERMSQCSVLVLPRRTRPLVPFRRLLRLPDNKWKVKVPAAVKVSIINALRSLKDGRLRHGAESLRQSEVGQRFLWACNGEGTSDTILTWHIATCILEVKCPYRPDKQQGSPNSNSDHKIAATHLSRYCAYLMTWCPDLLPDNSAWSKSLYEAVKKDAECALTEIPAAGSMTPEDEYLRVVQLLSANSKHEVLKKGVKLGKQLVVEMINAEETVWKLLAHFWSEMILYVAPSDNLKEHSEAIARGGELVTLIWALLFHAGIVNSPGEDEKNAATGGVV, translated from the coding sequence ATGGATGGAGGGAATCTGATCACAAATTGCTCCACCGCGGGATTCGACCAATGCTCCTCCTACACGCTTTGCTCAGTCGATAACATCATCAAGGCAACCTTCCACAAGAGCATCAGAGGGCAGATATGGCGGGTTAACGCGCTGGTACTCGCTGGAGGTGTCCTAGCAGGAGTCATCGTTGGGATAGGAGCATGGGGTCAGCGGTACCGCCACCGCCCCACCACCCGCTTTATCTTCCTCGGAGCCACCACATTGTTTTTGCCTATCATCTCCTCTGTCATCTCTACCATTGGCGTGCACCCTGATTATCTCATTCCCTTACCATCAGACAGCAGTGGCAAGGAGCTGTCAGCGTTGGCCGCGACATGCAGACCCACTCACTCGGCCGCCCTTGTAGTGTGGGCGTTCCTTGTTCAGATAGTCATGATCAACACTAGCACAATAGTCTCTGTTGATGACAGAGAAGGTGAAAGCAAAGGCCCTCCTTTCGAGCTGCTTGTACAGGGGGCATGGACCCTTTACCTTGGTGGCAGCCTCATCAAGCAGTTCCCGAATCAGTTCTTATTGAAAGATCTGTTATTCGATTCAGTCTTTCCATTTGCTCTCCTTTGTGCCAAATTGGCACTGAAATATTATGCCATTGAGAAGGCACGGCGATCCTTTGCACTCAGACGCAATCCCGGACTGGTTTTTGTTTACATGCAACAGATAGGAGCACAAGAAGCAAATCAAAATCGTGAACCACGAGTAGCTGGGGAAGCATCCCCTCCCCCACTCTTGCTTATGGGAGAGGACGAATTACAAGTGGAGAAGCATCCTTGCGGGTATGTGTTCAAGGATGGCTTGGGGACAAGGTTGGTCAACAACACTGGCTTAGTGACAATAGACATGGTTTGGCACATGGATAGCATGCTTCCAATCTCAACGCCACAACTAAAAGATATATGCTTGTCCTATGCATTGTTCAAGTTGTTGCGGTGTCAGTTTGCTAGGTACAAGCTCATCAATTCTGGCTCAATGGGGACCGTTACCTTTTTCCGGAGCTTGTTGCTCAAGGTTGGTGAACATGACAGGGTGTTTGCGGTGATTGCGGATGAGCTTTCATTTGCTCATGATTATTATTATTCATCGTTCtcaacctcctactcaaagtTCTGGGTGCCCATCTTGAGTATATTCCTGTCACTCTGGAGCATAGGTTATTGGACAGTGTTCATAGCATCCATAATCTCTATCATAGTCGCAGGTACAGATATTTGGGGGACAAAGTATGGCAATCATCAACTTCTTTGCAAAATATGGTGCATTAAGCAATCCTTTGTAAGCGGCCCTTTAGACACGTACATGGGAAAATCGCTTTTAGATATGGTGCCACTACTTTTGGTTCTTGTGCTAGCCGTGACAGCTGAGGTCAGGGATGTTGCTTCTTACGTTTGCTCCAACTGGACAAAAGTAACTCTTATATGCAGATACCTACACCGGGCCTCTCCACAACATTCTCTTTTCGTGCAGAAATGGGTTAGTCTTTTGTTGCGATGTACATGCAAGCTGATGAAGCACTGGGATGAAAGAATGAGCCAGTGCTCAGTCCTGGTACTTCCACGGAGAACAAGGCCACTAGTTCCTTTCAGGCGTCTCCTCCGTTTGCCAGACAACAAGTGGAAGGTCAAGGTACCAGCAGCTGTGAAGGTTAGCATCATCAATGCACTAAGAAGTCTTAAAGATGGACGTTTGCGGCATGGTGCAGAATCTCTACGACAAAGCGAAGTTGGACAAAGGTTCCTCTGGGCTTGCAATGGAGAAGGTACATCTGATACCATCCTTACATGGCATATTGCCACATGCATCCTTGAAGTGAAGTGCCCGTACCGACCTGATAAGCAACAGGGTTCCCCAAATTCCAATTCTGATCATAAGATTGCAGCCACTCACCTGTCACGATATTGCGCATACCTGATGACCTGGTGTCCGGATTTGCTTCCTGACAACAGTGCATGGAGCAAGAGCCTGTATGAGGCAGTCAAGAAGGATGCAGAATGTGCCCTCACCGAGATCCCTGCGGCAGGGTCGATGACGCCCGAGGACGAGTACTTGCGGGTGGTTCAGCTACTGAGTGCAAACTCGAAGCATGAGGTGCTCAAGAAGGGCGTGAAGCTAGGAAAGCAGCTGGTGGTGGAGATGATCAACGCTGAGGAGACGGTGTGGAAATTGCTGGCTCATTTTTGGTCAGAGATGATTCTGTACGTCGCGCCATCAGACAACCTGAAAGAGCACTCGGAGGCCATTGCCAGGGGTGGCGAGCTTGTAACACTGATCTGGGCGTTGCTGTTTCATGCCGGTATTGTAAACAGTCCAGGTGAGGACGAGAAAAATGCTGCTACTGGTGGTGTTGTTTAA